In a single window of the Biomphalaria glabrata chromosome 5, xgBioGlab47.1, whole genome shotgun sequence genome:
- the LOC129926339 gene encoding uncharacterized protein LOC129926339 has protein sequence MSTTQAVSTTQAVSTTQAVSTTQAVFTTQAVFTTQAVSTTQAVSTTQAVFTIQAVFTTQAVFTTQAVSTTQAVSTTQAVFTTQAVFTTQAVTTTQAVSTTQAVFTTQAVSTTQAVFTTQAVFTIQAVSTTQAVFTIQAVFTIQAVFTTQAVFTIQAVSTTQAVFTNQAVSTTQAVFTNQAVFTTQAVFTIQAVSTIQAVFTIQAVFTIQAVSTTQAVFTIQAVFTIQAVFAIQAVFTNQAVFTTQAVFTTQAVFTTQAVFTIQAVSTIQAVFTIQAVFTIQAVSTTQAVFTIQAVFTIQAVFAIQAVFTNQAVFTIQAVSTIQAVFTIQAVSTIQAVSTIQAVSTIQAVFTTQAVFTIQAVFTIQAVSTIQAVFTTQAVFTIQAVFTTQAVFTTQAVFTTQAVFTTQAVFTIQAVSTTQAVSTTQAVSTTQAVSTTQAVFTIQAVSTTHGVFTIQSVFSTQAVFTIQAVFTIQAVFTIQAVSTTQAVSTTQAMSTTQAVSTTQAVFTIQAVSTTQAVSTTQAVSTTQAVFTIQAVSTTQAVSTTQANGKLIRL, from the coding sequence ATGTCCACCACCCAAGCAGTGTCCACCACTCAAGCAGTGTCCACCACTCAAGCAGTGTCCACCACTCAAGCAGTGTTCACCACCCAAGCAGTGTTCACCACCCAAGCAGTGTCCACCACTCAAGCAGTGTCCACCACCCAAGCAGTGTTCACCATCCAAGCAGTGTTCACCACCCAAGCAGTGTTCACCACCCAAGCAGTGTCCACCACTCAAGCAGTGTCCACCACTCAAGCAGTGTTCACCACCCAAGCAGTGTTCACTACCCAAGCAGTGACCACCACTCAAGCAGTGTCCACCACCCAAGCAGTGTTCACCACCCAAGCAGTGTCCACCACTCAAGCAGTGTTCACCACCCAAGCAGTGTTCACCATCCAAGCAGTGTCCACCACTCAAGCAGTGTTCACCATCCAAGCAGTGTTCACCATCCAAGCAGTGTTCACCACCCAAGCAGTGTTCACCATCCAAGCAGTGTCCACCACCCAAGCGGTGTTCACCAACCAAGCAGTGTCCACCACTCAAGCAGTGTTCACCAACCAAGCAGTGTTCACCACCCAAGCAGTGTTCACCATCCAAGCGGTGTCCACCATCCAAGCAGTGTTCACCATCCAAGCAGTGTTCACCATCCAAGCGGTGTCCACCACTCAAGCAGTGTTCACCATCCAAGCAGTGTTCACCATCCAAGCAGTGTTCGCCATCCAAGCAGTGTTCACCAACCAAGCAGTGTTCACCACCCAAGCAGTGTTCACCACCCAAGCAGTGTTCACCACCCAAGCAGTGTTCACCATCCAAGCAGTGTCCACCATCCAAGCAGTGTTCACCATCCAAGCAGTGTTCACCATCCAAGCGGTGTCCACCACTCAAGCAGTGTTCACCATCCAAGCAGTGTTCACCATCCAAGCAGTGTTCGCCATCCAAGCAGTGTTCACCAACCAAGCAGTGTTCACCATCCAAGCAGTGTCCACCATCCAAGCAGTGTTCACCATCCAAGCAGTGTCCACCATCCAAGCAGTGTCCACCATCCAAGCAGTGTCCACCATCCAAGCAGTGTTCACCACCCAAGCAGTGTTCACCATCCAAGCAGTGTTCACCATCCAAGCAGTGTCCACCATCCAAGCAGTGTTCACCACCCAAGCAGTGTTCACCATCCAAGCAGTGTTCACCACCCAAGCAGTGTTCACCACCCAAGCAGTGTTCACCACCCAAGCAGTGTTCACCACCCAAGCAGTGTTCACCATCCAAGCAGTGTCCACCACCCAAGCAGTGTCCACCACTCAAGCAGTGTCCACCACCCAAGCAGTGTCCACCACTCAAGCAGTGTTCACCATCCAAGCAGTGTCCACCACCCATGGAGTGTTCACCATCCAATCAGTGTTCAGCACTCAAGCAGTGTTCACCATCCAAGCAGTGTTCACCATCCAAGCAGTGTTCACCATCCAAGCAGTGTCCACCACCCAAGCAGTGTCCACCACCCAAGCAATGTCCACCACCCAAGCAGTATCCACCACCCAAGCAGTGTTCACCATCCAAGCAGTGTCCACCACCCAAGCAGTGTCCACCACCCAAGCAGTATCCACTACCCAAGCAGTGTTCACCATCCAAGCAGTGTCCACCACCCAAGCAGTGTCCACCACCCAAGCAAATGGCAAGTTAATAAGATTGTAG
- the LOC129926338 gene encoding uncharacterized protein LOC129926338: MSSSLRESQAETLFAVKSECDIALETPRESDIALETPRESDIALETPRESDIVLETPRESDIALETPRESDIALETPRDSDIVLETPRESDIALETPRESDIALETPRESDIALETSRESDIALETPRESDIALETPRESDIALETPRDSDIVLETPRESDIALETPRESDIALETPRDSDIALETPRESDIALETPRESDIALETPRESDIALETPE, encoded by the exons ATGTCCAGCAGTCTTAGAGAATCCCAGGCTGAAACACTTTTTGCAGTAAAGTCGG AATGTGATATAGCACTAGAAACACCCCGGGAGAGTGATATAGCACTAGAAACACCCCGGGAGAGTGATATAGCACTAGAAACACCCCGGGAGAGTGATATAGTACTAGAAACACCCCGGGAGAGTGATATAGCACTAGAAACACCCCGGGAGAGTGATATAGCACTAGAAACACCCCGGGATAGTGATATAGTACTAGAAACACCCCGGGAGAGTGATATAGCACTAGAAACACCCCGGGAGAGTGATATAGCACTAGAAACACCCCGGGAGAGTGATATAGCACTAGAAACATCCCGGGAGAGTGATATAGCACTAGAAACACCCCGGGAGAGTGATATAGCACTAGAAACACCCCGGGAGAGTGATATAGCACTAGAAACACCCCGGGATAGTGATATAGTACTAGAAACACCCCGGGAGAGTGATATAGCACTAGAAACACCCCGGGAGAGTGATATAGCACTAGAAACACCACGGGATAGTGATATAGCACTAGAAACACCCCGGGAGAGTGATATAGCACTAGAAACACCCCGGGAGAGTGATATAGCACTAGAAACACCCCGGGAGAGTGATATAGCACTAGAAACACCTGAATAG